The proteins below are encoded in one region of Sphingobacterium sp. R2:
- a CDS encoding efflux RND transporter periplasmic adaptor subunit: MNKLRILCLLLGAVGMLASCRSSNANADQKEELKNIPVASLMVMDTTVYQEYIADVQALKNVEIRSKLNGFLDKIYVDEGVWVKKGQLLFKYNNEEYRSELAKAKAQYDNAIAESQKIKLEMERTQKLVDKNIVSPSEYNLLKIQLKASNSKIEEARALVNQAQTRLDYTVIRAPFDGRIDRILLREGSLLTEGSLITTISDLSKVNVYFDISEREYLALMRDKLNGKETQKSVKLILANGELYPHEGIAHLVESEFEANTGSIALRVQFPNAEHILKHGATGKIAVPMETGEHTFVHQKSVFEIQDKTYVYTLQADSTVKMTPFSAGPRVGHYYIVDGGLDSNAKVVYEGVQGLRSGMKINPKMRKL, translated from the coding sequence ATGAACAAATTACGGATACTGTGCCTTTTACTTGGCGCGGTTGGGATGTTGGCATCATGCCGCTCCTCTAATGCTAACGCTGATCAGAAAGAAGAACTCAAAAATATACCCGTTGCATCTTTGATGGTGATGGACACCACTGTTTATCAGGAGTATATTGCAGATGTTCAAGCCTTAAAAAACGTCGAGATTCGCTCAAAACTGAATGGTTTTTTGGATAAAATCTATGTCGATGAAGGCGTCTGGGTAAAGAAAGGACAGCTATTATTTAAATATAATAATGAGGAATACCGATCAGAGTTAGCCAAAGCCAAAGCACAGTATGATAATGCTATTGCCGAATCTCAAAAGATAAAACTGGAGATGGAACGAACTCAAAAATTGGTTGACAAGAATATTGTGAGCCCTTCGGAGTATAATTTATTAAAGATTCAGCTAAAAGCATCCAATTCTAAAATAGAGGAAGCTCGTGCGTTGGTTAATCAGGCGCAGACAAGATTGGATTATACGGTTATACGGGCTCCATTCGACGGTCGTATAGACCGTATCTTACTGCGTGAGGGCTCTCTTTTGACCGAAGGAAGTTTGATTACAACCATCTCTGACCTCAGCAAAGTGAATGTTTATTTTGATATTTCTGAACGGGAGTATCTAGCACTTATGCGCGATAAGCTGAATGGCAAAGAAACGCAAAAGTCGGTGAAATTAATTTTAGCCAATGGCGAGCTTTATCCACATGAAGGAATTGCGCATCTTGTTGAAAGTGAGTTTGAAGCCAATACAGGATCGATTGCGCTTCGGGTCCAATTCCCAAATGCCGAACATATCCTAAAACACGGTGCAACTGGTAAGATCGCGGTGCCTATGGAGACAGGGGAGCACACTTTTGTACATCAAAAATCAGTATTTGAGATTCAGGATAAAACCTATGTGTACACACTACAGGCAGATAGTACCGTTAAAATGACACCTTTTAGTGCTGGTCCGCGTGTAGGACATTATTATATTGTGGACGGAGGTTTGGATTCCAACGCCAAAGTTGTTTATGAAGGAGTGCAAGGACTGCGGAGTGGAATGAAAATTAATCCAAAAATGAGGAAATTGTAG